A region of the Candidatus Binataceae bacterium genome:
AGGCGTAGGTGCTGGGCGTGAGGAAGTTGGAATCCAGGGCGAGCAACTCGTGCAGTAAGGTGGTGCCGCTGCGCCAGTGCCCCACCAGAAACAGGGGCGGGCGCAGCTCCAGCTTCTGCAGGGCCCCCCTGTAAAGCGCCTGCTGGATCGCGCCCAGGGCTGATAGCATTCCGCCCGCCACATAACATCGCAGCTCAAGTTGCCAGCCGAGCGACGAGGGATTGCGCCGGCGCAGCCCACGCCACGCGCGCAGGTCGAAATTGAGCAGCGGACGCGACCAACTCTCGGCGCTCACGAGGGCGGCGCCGAGGCGTTAAGATCCAATTGTCCGCCAAAGCGTTGACGGATCGAGCCGATCAGCGCAGCCGCCACGTGGGGATAGATTAAGGCCAGGTTATCGGTTTGATCCGGGTCCTGCCGCACATCGTACAGTTGCACCCCTTGATTGGGAAAATACCACACCAAGTGGAAATTTCTCGAGGTGGCCGCGATGGTGCCATAAGCAGGGCGGCTTTGCGGGCGAGCGCGGGCCAGATACATCGAAAAACTGGGACCCCAGGGCTGGCTCGCGCTGGCAGGCGCCAGCAACGAATGACCATCCATCCAGGTCGGCCGCGCGATGTGTAACAAGGCCAGGAGCGTCGGCGCAACATCGGACAGATCGCCGTCCTGCGTCGCGTCGAAGCCGCGCTCCTGCCCCGGCAACGACAGCAGCAGCGGAATGTGCGTCTCGGAGTACCGCAGATAGGGCGAGCTGTGGCCGTACCATCCGCCCGAGAAGCTCTCGCCGTGATCGGCGGTCACGACGACAATAACGTTGCCGCTTTGATGACGGCGCAGCCAGCTCAGGAACTCCCCCAGGTCATCGTCAACCTCGCGGATGCTTTCATCATAGCGCGCGCGCAGTTGGTCGATAGTGGGTTGCTGATCGGACGAGTAGGCCGGCCCCGGCAGATGCCGCAGATATTGGCTTTGGGTAGTGAAAGCAGACCCGCTCAGGAACAGACCGCGGTAGCGCGGATCGTTCACATAGGGTGCGTGCGGAGGATACAGATGTAGCCACAAAAAGTACGGTTCAGGGCAGCCCCCAATGAAGCTTTCAGCCCTTGCGAAGACAGTCCGGGGCTCGACCCAGCCGTGCTGATTGAAACTGCTGAACCATCTCCCGCTCAGCTTCAAAAAAAACAATGACAGGGCGTTGGCGCTGTCGAACAGCAAGCTATGGCGCAGTTGAAGCAGAAAAGTGCCGGGATAAAGCCAGTGGGTAATCGGTGGTTGGGGCAAATACGAGAATGAATCGCTCAGACCCAGGGTCAGCGGATGAGCCGCTGGATTAGTGACAATGGCGGCGGTGGTATAGCCGTGCGCGCGCAGCAACCAGGCTAGATTGCGTTTGCTCCATCGGCGCGGGACATGGCCGTAGAGCTGAAAGACCTGGTCTGAAATCGGGTACTGGCCGGTTAGCAGCGAAGCGGTGGCCGGCGTGGTAAAATCCGAGGTACTGGAGAAGTTGACGAAATTGTAGCTGCGCTGGGCCAGGCGCTGAAGGTTAGGTGTGGTTGGACGGCGATAACCGTACAGCGACATGTCCTGCGCGCTGAGGGCGTCCAGGCTGATTAGGATGATATTGGGTCGGGAAGGCGGATCGGCCGCGGCCGTGGAAGCATGTGGCATCGGATCGAAGCTGCGCCAGCCGTAGCCTCCGCTCAAGGCCACGACCAACAACAGCGGAATTACCCCCACCACAACTTGGGCCGAAGCATTGAGCCGGGTCAGCCGGGCAAACACCCGCCGCCATCCCCAAAGCGCACATAGCGCGATGGTTAGCGCGATTGCCGCAAGCTGCACTGCCGAACTGGCTCGCAAACCGACGATTCCATCCAGTGGGCTTAAAAATTCCAGGACGCAGATGAGGCTCATGACGGTGGCTAAAAACCCGGCGCAAGCGCCGTCTGCTCCGGCCGGCAACAGATCAAGCGCATGGCCGAGGGCAAGCAAGATGGTCAGTAAAGCGGCCACCGTTGCCTCCAGCAGCACGATTACCAGGCCCTCCAGGGCCAGTTCCGCGATCGCGCCACGCGTGGAAAGAATAAAGGACAGCGCGTGCAACTGCTGGGTGACCAAAACGGGGAGCAAAAACAGCAGGCTCTGAACCGCAAGGTTGCGGAACAACAGCCACCACAGTTGCAATGGGGCGGCCGCGCGAAGCGGAGCGGCCACGACCTCCCCGCGGTCAGGGCTTGACCTGAGGTTCTTCTTCCTTTTGCTCAATCTTTCGGACCTTTGGTCTGATGATTTTGGCGATCTCGCGGCGGCAGTAAAAAATAAAGGCTGCGATCACCGACAGCAA
Encoded here:
- a CDS encoding sulfatase-like hydrolase/transferase, encoding MAAPLRAAAPLQLWWLLFRNLAVQSLLFLLPVLVTQQLHALSFILSTRGAIAELALEGLVIVLLEATVAALLTILLALGHALDLLPAGADGACAGFLATVMSLICVLEFLSPLDGIVGLRASSAVQLAAIALTIALCALWGWRRVFARLTRLNASAQVVVGVIPLLLVVALSGGYGWRSFDPMPHASTAAADPPSRPNIILISLDALSAQDMSLYGYRRPTTPNLQRLAQRSYNFVNFSSTSDFTTPATASLLTGQYPISDQVFQLYGHVPRRWSKRNLAWLLRAHGYTTAAIVTNPAAHPLTLGLSDSFSYLPQPPITHWLYPGTFLLQLRHSLLFDSANALSLFFLKLSGRWFSSFNQHGWVEPRTVFARAESFIGGCPEPYFLWLHLYPPHAPYVNDPRYRGLFLSGSAFTTQSQYLRHLPGPAYSSDQQPTIDQLRARYDESIREVDDDLGEFLSWLRRHQSGNVIVVVTADHGESFSGGWYGHSSPYLRYSETHIPLLLSLPGQERGFDATQDGDLSDVAPTLLALLHIARPTWMDGHSLLAPASASQPWGPSFSMYLARARPQSRPAYGTIAATSRNFHLVWYFPNQGVQLYDVRQDPDQTDNLALIYPHVAAALIGSIRQRFGGQLDLNASAPPS